The following proteins are encoded in a genomic region of Hymenobacter siberiensis:
- a CDS encoding FecCD family ABC transporter permease — protein MKSSHPLLWLSLGLVLMLALLVLGLRVGSYDTSYAFILKTFQHYNPADPAQLVLVQLRLPRLLLALLAGASLAVSGYLLQTLVTNPLADPYLLGTASGASLGAIATYVLVPSLTFMGVYLPPLAALAGAFGATLLVVALGTRRGKILPAPLLLAGVAVGALAAALGSLLTFLASPEGSLRSVVFWAFGSFERAGWEVLPYPAAALGISLLLLVFLQKDLNLLLLGEERAAALGLPVARRRWLLVLLAAGLTGGVVALCGPVGFVGLLVPHLTRGLLGTTGRYNLVVCAVLGGAFLLACDLLARLLYPPAGLPVGLVTALFGVPFFVYLLRRKGLGNLGT, from the coding sequence TTGAAATCCTCCCACCCCCTGCTCTGGCTATCTCTAGGTTTGGTCCTGATGCTGGCCCTGCTGGTGCTGGGCTTGCGTGTGGGCAGCTACGATACCTCGTATGCTTTCATTCTGAAGACTTTCCAGCACTACAACCCCGCCGACCCGGCCCAACTGGTGCTGGTGCAGCTGCGGCTGCCGCGCCTGCTGCTGGCGCTGCTGGCCGGCGCCAGCCTAGCCGTGAGCGGCTACCTCCTCCAAACCCTGGTTACCAATCCGCTGGCCGACCCCTACCTGCTGGGTACGGCCTCGGGGGCTTCGCTGGGGGCCATTGCGACGTATGTGCTGGTGCCTTCGCTCACATTTATGGGCGTGTATTTGCCGCCGCTGGCCGCACTGGCCGGGGCGTTTGGGGCCACGCTGCTGGTGGTGGCGCTGGGCACCCGGCGCGGCAAGATTCTGCCGGCCCCGCTGCTGCTGGCGGGCGTGGCCGTGGGGGCGCTGGCGGCGGCGCTGGGCAGCCTGCTCACCTTCCTGGCCTCGCCCGAGGGCAGCTTGCGGAGCGTGGTGTTTTGGGCCTTTGGCAGCTTCGAGCGGGCAGGGTGGGAGGTATTGCCGTATCCGGCGGCGGCGCTGGGCATCAGCCTGTTGCTGCTGGTCTTCCTGCAAAAAGACCTCAACCTGCTGCTGCTGGGCGAGGAGCGCGCCGCCGCCCTGGGCCTGCCCGTGGCCCGGCGGCGCTGGCTGCTGGTGCTGCTGGCGGCCGGCCTCACGGGCGGGGTGGTGGCGCTGTGCGGGCCGGTGGGCTTTGTGGGCCTGCTCGTGCCGCATCTCACGCGGGGGCTGCTGGGCACCACGGGCCGCTACAATCTGGTGGTGTGCGCGGTGCTGGGCGGAGCCTTTTTGCTGGCCTGCGACCTGCTGGCCCGGTTGCTCTACCCACCGGCCGGGCTGCCGGTGGGCTTGGTCACGGCCCTGTTCGGGGTACCCTTCTTCGTATATTTGCTGCGAAGAAAGGGACTTGGGAACTTGGGAACTTAG
- a CDS encoding ABC transporter substrate-binding protein: MRVLLLLLPLALLLGCQSEAGKTGTVQVHDGLGRALTLPAHPRRVLALAPSMTEILFAVADTATIVGRVPQDDFPAAVYRKPVVNNYPLDMEKLVLLKPDVVFTVEGITSVDDAKRLQDLGIPVYFQRYRTVEDVFKGIDEVGRLLGREVQSKHLTDSLRQQLAQLSHSGTQPLRQSPKVLAITWPDPIYSYGQNTLFTDEIRLAGGQNAVTETFPQPYPALTREYVLKLNPDVLLGGSFGKLDSTFFKNYPELKRINAYQNRRVYAITGNLLERPGPRVLESVRELLGLIKN; encoded by the coding sequence ATGCGTGTTCTGTTGCTGCTTTTACCCCTGGCCCTGCTGCTGGGTTGCCAATCCGAGGCCGGAAAAACGGGCACCGTGCAAGTGCACGACGGCCTGGGCCGCGCCCTCACCCTGCCTGCCCACCCGCGCCGCGTGCTGGCCCTGGCCCCCAGCATGACCGAAATCCTGTTCGCCGTGGCCGATACCGCCACCATCGTGGGCCGCGTGCCGCAGGATGATTTCCCCGCCGCCGTCTACCGCAAGCCCGTGGTGAACAACTACCCGCTCGATATGGAAAAGCTGGTGCTGCTGAAGCCCGACGTGGTTTTCACCGTCGAAGGCATTACCTCCGTCGATGATGCCAAACGCCTCCAGGACCTGGGCATTCCGGTCTATTTCCAGCGCTATCGTACGGTTGAGGACGTATTCAAGGGCATTGATGAAGTGGGCCGGCTGCTGGGCCGCGAAGTGCAGAGCAAGCATCTCACGGATTCGCTTCGGCAGCAGCTCGCGCAGCTCAGCCACTCCGGTACGCAGCCGCTCCGTCAGTCGCCCAAAGTGCTGGCCATTACCTGGCCCGACCCCATTTACAGCTACGGCCAGAACACGCTCTTCACCGATGAGATTCGCCTGGCCGGCGGCCAGAATGCCGTCACCGAAACCTTCCCGCAGCCCTACCCGGCCCTCACCCGCGAGTACGTGCTCAAGCTGAACCCCGACGTGCTGCTCGGCGGCAGCTTCGGGAAGCTGGACAGCACCTTTTTCAAAAACTACCCCGAGCTCAAGCGCATCAATGCCTACCAGAACCGGCGGGTGTATGCCATCACCGGCAACCTGCTGGAGCGGCCGGGCCCCCGGGTGCTAGAGTCGGTGCGCGAGCTGCTTGGATTAATTAAAAATTGA
- the rfaD gene encoding ADP-glyceromanno-heptose 6-epimerase: MIVVTGAAGFIASCLVSRLNAANFNDIVVVDNFSIAKKLPNIEGKKLREYVDRETFFDWLDANHEQVEFIFHLGARTDTAEMDPAVFDVLNLNYSKQMWLACVKYNLPLVYASSAATYGDGILGYTDKDEALFPLYRPLNPYGDSKNDFDNWALAQEEKPYFWAGLKFFNVYGPNEYHKGRMASVILHAFHQIQQSGSMMLFKSHNPDYTDGGQMRDFVYVKDVVEVCFFLLNHRLHSGIYNLGSGQARTFLDLALNTFNALGRTADIQFRDTPEDIRDKYQYFTEADMSKLQSIGYDQPFTRLEDGIADYVQNYLVPGRYM; encoded by the coding sequence ATGATAGTAGTCACCGGCGCGGCCGGCTTCATCGCCAGCTGCCTAGTTTCCCGCCTCAACGCCGCCAATTTCAACGACATCGTTGTGGTGGATAATTTTTCCATCGCAAAGAAGCTGCCCAACATCGAAGGCAAAAAGCTGCGCGAATACGTGGACCGCGAAACGTTTTTCGACTGGCTCGATGCCAATCACGAGCAGGTAGAATTCATTTTCCACCTCGGAGCCCGCACCGATACCGCCGAGATGGACCCGGCCGTGTTCGACGTGCTCAACCTGAACTATTCCAAACAGATGTGGCTGGCCTGCGTGAAGTATAACTTGCCGCTGGTGTATGCTTCGTCGGCCGCCACCTACGGCGATGGCATCCTCGGCTACACCGATAAGGATGAAGCGCTGTTCCCCCTCTACCGTCCGCTGAACCCCTACGGCGACTCGAAAAACGACTTCGACAACTGGGCGTTGGCACAGGAAGAAAAGCCATATTTCTGGGCGGGTCTGAAGTTTTTCAACGTGTACGGCCCCAACGAGTACCACAAGGGCCGTATGGCCTCGGTCATTCTGCACGCCTTCCATCAGATTCAGCAGTCGGGCTCGATGATGCTGTTCAAATCGCACAACCCCGACTACACCGACGGCGGCCAGATGCGCGATTTCGTGTACGTGAAGGACGTGGTGGAAGTGTGCTTTTTCCTGCTGAACCACCGCTTGCACTCCGGCATCTACAACCTGGGCAGCGGCCAGGCCCGCACCTTCCTGGATTTGGCCCTGAATACCTTTAACGCCCTGGGCCGCACGGCCGATATCCAGTTCCGGGACACGCCGGAGGATATCCGCGACAAATACCAGTACTTCACCGAGGCCGACATGAGCAAGCTCCAGAGCATCGGCTACGACCAGCCGTTTACGCGCCTGGAAGACGGTATTGCCGATTACGTGCAGAATTACCTCGTGCCTGGGCGATACATGTAG